One Triticum dicoccoides isolate Atlit2015 ecotype Zavitan chromosome 4B, WEW_v2.0, whole genome shotgun sequence genomic window carries:
- the LOC119294996 gene encoding syntaxin-related protein KNOLLE-like produces MNDLMTKSFMSYVDLKKAAMKDLEAGGDETELTQAGGGGATDERLKGFFKEAEAVREEMAAIRDALARLHAANEEGKSLHQPDALRAMRVRVNADIVAVLGRARGIQRALADMDAANAAQRRLSAGCQEGTTLDRTRTSVTAGLRKKLKDIMNDFQALRQRMMSEYKDTVERRYYTLTGEVPEDEVIERIISEGRGEEIMSAAVAEHGKGAVLAALNEIQDRHDAAREVERSLLELHQVFVDMAVVVESQGEKINDIAHHVSNARDYVHSGNKELGKAREHQRGSRKCLCIGIILLLLLILIVIVPIATSLKRS; encoded by the coding sequence ATGAACGACCTCATGACCAAGTCCTTCATGAGCTACGTCGACCTGAAGAAGGCGGCCATGAAGGACCTCGAGGCGGGCGGCGACGAGACCGAGCTCAcccaggccggcggcggcggcgccaccgACGAGCGCCTCAAGGGCTTCTTCAAGGAGGCGGAGGCGGTCCGCGAGGAGATGGCGGCCATCCGCGACGCGCTCGCCCGCCTCCACGCCGCCAACGAGGAGGGCAAGTCGCTGCACCAGCCCGACGCGCTGCGCGCCATGCGGGTCCGCGTCAACGCCGACATCGTCGCCGTGCTCGGCCGCGCGCGCGGGATCCAGCGCGCGCTCGCGGACATGGACGCCGCCAACGCCGCGCAGCGCAGGCTCTCCGCGGGCTGCCAGGAGGGCACCACGCTCGACCGCACCCGCACCTCCGTCACCGCGGGCCTCCGGAAGAAGCTCAAGGACATCATGAACGACTTCCAGGCGCTGCGCCAGCGGATGATGTCCGAGTACAAGGACACCGTCGAGCGCCGCTACTACACGCTCACCGGGGAGGTCCCCGAGGACGAGGTCATCGAGCGCATCATCTCCGAGGGCCGCGGCGAGGAGATCATgagcgccgccgtcgccgagcACGGCAAGGGGGCCGTGCTCGCCGCGCTCAACGAGATCCAGGACCGCCACGACGCCGCCAGGGAGGTGGAGCGCAGCCTCCTCGAGCTCCACCAGGTGTTTGTCGACATGGCCGTCGTCGTGGAGTCGCAGGGGGAGAAGatcaacgacatcgcgcaccacgTGAGCAACGCCAGGGACTACGTCCACTCCGGCAACAAGGAGCTCGGCAAGGCCCGCGAGCACCAGCGCGGCAGCCGCAAGTGCCTCTGCATCGGCATCATCCTGCTGCTGCTCCTCATCCTCATCGTCATTGTCCCCATCGCCACCAGCCTCAAGAGGTCCTGA
- the LOC119294998 gene encoding ATP synthase delta chain, chloroplastic-like: MNILNQPIGPGGAHAAFPAGAAAKDGGMPASLRFDVGPSTAHRAPRRQTQTLLRASSSSYVGAGHADEAAVQSAAEQQKAVVPPFQPVTLNFLRSLLDRDSMTSIAEEGGEGAGVAAAAPPLHALRVVVSSAVALDARQTELIARKMRRITGFVNLAIENVVEPSLIAGFVVCYGLDDSHTIDLSVRGRLAALKNRVDSSDHDDRLHPRTPAPLH, encoded by the coding sequence ATGAACATCTTGAACCAGCCCATCGGCCCCGGCGGCGCCCACGCGGCCTTCCCGGCCGGCGCTGCCGCCAAGGACGGCGGCATGCCGGCGTCGCTCCGCTTCGACGTCGGCCCCAGCACCGCCCACCGCGCCCCAAGGCGGCAGACGCAGACGCTGCTTCGGGCCAGCAGCAGCAGCTACGTCGGCGCCGGGCACGCGGACGAGGCCGCGGTCCAGAGCGCGGCGGAGCAGCAGAAGGCCGTCGTGCCGCCGTTCCAGCCGGTCACGCTCAACTTCCTGCGCTCGCTGCTGGACAGGGACAGCATGACGTCCATCGCGGAGGAAGGCGGCGAGGGCGCCGGCGTGGCCGCGGCCGCGCCCCCGCTGCACGCGCTGCGCGTGGTCGTGTCGTCCGCCGTGGCGCTCGACGCGCGCCAGACCGAGCTCATCGCGCGCAAGATGCGCCGGATCACCGGCTTCGTCAACCTCGCCATCGAGAACGTGGTGGAGCCGTCGCTCATCGCCGGCTTCGTCGTCTGCTACGGCCTCGACGACTCGCACACCATCGACCTCAGCGTCCGGGGCCGCCTCGCCGCGCTCAAGAACCGCGTCGACAGCTCCGACCACGACGACCGCCTGCACCCGCGGACGCCCGCGCCGCTCCATTGA
- the LOC119294997 gene encoding GEM-like protein 1, with product MASMQAPAPAPSGYPPHGGQAPRPHSTAVAVTAASNGAGNPYVQVTPASASPSTCQSIMKALGRYGKLLEDGTRKAADTTGGIWNHLRTAPNMADAAVARLAQGTKVYAEGGHERVFHQVFGGVPGEQLRKAYACYLSTSSGPVIGTLYLSTARLAFCSDSPVSYHAPSPTQPPEPMYYKVVLPLNQVRTVSPSASMWRPSERYIQVATTDNHDFWFMGFVSYDKALKHLSDALQRRP from the exons ATGGCGTCGATGCAGGCTCCCGCGCCGGCGCCGTCGGGGTACCCGCCGCACGGCGGCCAGGCCCCGCGCCCGCACTCCACGGCCGTCGCCGTCACCGCGGCCAGCAACGGCGCCGGCAACCCCTACGTGCAGGTCACCCCGGCCAGCGCGTCCCCGTCCACCTGCCAGT CCATCATGAAGGCGCTGGGGCGGTACGGGAAGCTGCTGGAGGACGGCACCCGCAAGGCCGCCGACACCACCGGCGGCATCTGGAACCACC TCCGGACGGCGCCGAACATGGCGGACGCGGCGGTGGCGCGGCTGGCGCAGGGGACCAAGGTGTACGCGGAGGGCGGGCACGAGAGGGTGTTCCACCAGGTGTTCGGCGGCGTGCCGGGGGAGCAGCTCCGCAAGGCCTACGCCTGCTACCTCTCCACCTCCTCCGGCCCCGTCATCGGCACGCTCTACCTCTCCACCGCCCGCCTCGCCTTCTGCAGCGACTCCCCCGTCTCCTACCACGCCCCCTCCCCCACCCAGCCGCCCGAGCCCATGTACTACAAG GTGGTGCTTCCGCTGAACCAGGTGAGGACGGTGAGCCCGTCCGCCAGCATGTGGAGGCCGTCGGAGCGGTACATCCAGGTGGCCACCACCGACAACCACGACTTCTGGTTCATGGGCTTCGTCTCCTACGACAAGGCGCTCAAGCACCTCTCCGACGCCCTGCAGCGCCGTCCCTGA